One Rhizobium sp. NRK18 genomic window carries:
- a CDS encoding DUF930 domain-containing protein — MSELTADIEDHQLQRRRRRQVTAGAVVSVALHLALLAVFLFGLPEFPEKQEEHQQAVQVALVPPPEKTPAPPKAEEKPEEQTTPPKPAPKPQTPPPGQPKQATRIPIPVLNPAYRFGDKDAGPKKAFDGDAARKLETADAKPEDKPQETAGGKPAPSEAEKKAADPKPKPLPQTLTAAKSGADAKSTEEAVAALVPPAEDEKKADAAKGEAKPDEKAEDAAKLEDAPDLKRAGKLYSNSDTTAEEAMIAANGIAPSERASRLCVTELREQLRHGDPSYQPELLPAYNLPSGTVLAVRKAAFRAEGQWFDLSFRCEVDKDATRVVSFAYAVGDPVPRAKWKERGFPAF; from the coding sequence ATGAGCGAATTGACGGCCGACATCGAGGATCACCAGTTGCAGCGCCGTCGGCGTCGGCAGGTGACCGCCGGTGCCGTCGTGTCGGTGGCGCTGCACCTAGCCCTGCTGGCGGTCTTCCTCTTCGGCCTGCCGGAGTTCCCCGAAAAGCAGGAGGAGCACCAACAGGCCGTGCAGGTGGCCCTTGTGCCGCCGCCGGAAAAGACGCCGGCGCCGCCGAAGGCTGAGGAAAAGCCCGAGGAACAGACCACGCCGCCGAAACCTGCACCGAAGCCGCAGACGCCGCCGCCCGGCCAACCGAAGCAGGCAACGCGCATTCCGATCCCCGTTCTCAATCCCGCCTATCGCTTCGGAGACAAGGATGCCGGCCCGAAGAAGGCGTTCGACGGCGATGCAGCGCGCAAGCTCGAAACGGCCGATGCCAAGCCGGAGGACAAGCCGCAGGAGACGGCCGGCGGCAAGCCGGCACCATCGGAGGCCGAAAAGAAGGCTGCGGACCCCAAGCCGAAGCCGTTGCCGCAAACCCTGACGGCGGCAAAGTCCGGTGCGGATGCGAAATCCACGGAAGAGGCGGTCGCCGCGCTTGTGCCGCCGGCGGAAGACGAGAAGAAGGCCGACGCGGCCAAGGGCGAGGCAAAGCCGGACGAAAAGGCGGAGGATGCCGCCAAGCTCGAGGATGCCCCGGATCTGAAGCGGGCGGGCAAGCTCTACTCGAATTCGGACACCACCGCCGAGGAGGCGATGATTGCCGCCAACGGCATTGCGCCATCGGAGCGCGCGAGCCGCCTCTGCGTGACGGAGCTGCGCGAGCAGCTGCGCCACGGCGATCCCTCCTACCAGCCCGAACTCTTGCCGGCCTACAATCTGCCGAGCGGCACCGTGCTGGCTGTCCGCAAGGCGGCTTTCCGGGCCGAAGGGCAATGGTTCGACCTGTCCTTCCGCTGCGAGGTCGACAAGGACGCCACCCGCGTCGTCTCCTTCGCCTACGCCGTCGGCGACCCCGTGCCGAGGGCTAAGTGGAAGGAGAGGGGTTTCCCGGCGTTTTGA
- a CDS encoding MliC family protein, with protein MNSLAKTASVAAAGLLTVTCLWPISAPAANAASPSFDCTKASHEIETLICGDGGLAALDRKLQDTFRKAVDVVQKMPNHGSALSEMKAYQRGWIKGRDDCWKADDKRQCTMDAYRNRIAELQARYVLIKGHAPVFYTCNGNPADEVVATFFDTDPQSVRLERGDTTEIALQAISASGARYEGDFGLQFWIKGDEAMVTWPQGNDFTCKVRQQ; from the coding sequence ATGAACAGCCTGGCGAAGACGGCAAGCGTCGCTGCAGCAGGTCTCCTAACGGTGACATGCCTGTGGCCAATTTCGGCTCCGGCCGCCAATGCCGCCTCGCCGAGCTTCGACTGCACCAAGGCGAGCCACGAGATCGAGACGCTGATCTGTGGCGACGGCGGCCTGGCGGCGCTCGACCGCAAGCTGCAGGATACCTTCAGGAAGGCGGTCGACGTGGTCCAAAAAATGCCGAACCACGGATCGGCGCTGAGCGAGATGAAGGCCTATCAGCGCGGCTGGATCAAGGGCCGCGACGACTGCTGGAAGGCGGACGACAAGCGCCAGTGCACGATGGACGCCTACCGCAATCGGATCGCCGAGCTGCAGGCGCGCTACGTGCTGATCAAGGGCCACGCACCGGTGTTCTACACCTGCAACGGCAACCCCGCCGACGAGGTCGTCGCCACCTTCTTCGACACCGATCCCCAGTCCGTCCGGCTGGAACGGGGCGATACCACCGAAATCGCCCTGCAGGCCATCTCCGCCTCCGGCGCCCGCTACGAAGGCGACTTCGGCCTGCAGTTCTGGATCAAGGGCGACGAGGCGATGGTGACCTGGCCGCAAGGCAACGACTTCACCTGCAAGGTGAGGCAGCAGTAG
- a CDS encoding heme-degrading domain-containing protein, with amino-acid sequence MADTEDLLETLAAQEKALVFATFNESTALQVGLAIIQAAQAQYAPVVIDIRTPNRTLFHAALPGSAPDNDEWARRKSNTTLRFHRASFAVGEGMRRKGRTPGPDIGIDLMEYATHGGSFPVRVEGVGVVAAITVSGLAQAEDHQMIVDALETYLAQ; translated from the coding sequence ATGGCCGACACGGAAGACCTCTTGGAAACGCTGGCCGCACAGGAAAAGGCGCTGGTCTTTGCCACCTTCAACGAATCGACTGCGCTGCAGGTCGGGCTGGCGATCATTCAGGCGGCGCAGGCGCAGTATGCGCCGGTCGTCATCGACATCCGCACGCCCAACCGCACCCTCTTTCACGCCGCCCTTCCCGGTTCCGCCCCCGACAATGACGAGTGGGCACGACGCAAGTCGAACACGACGCTGCGCTTCCACCGCGCCTCCTTCGCCGTCGGCGAAGGCATGCGCCGGAAGGGACGCACGCCCGGACCCGACATCGGCATCGACCTGATGGAATACGCCACCCATGGCGGCAGCTTTCCGGTCCGCGTCGAAGGCGTCGGCGTGGTGGCGGCGATTACCGTTTCCGGCCTGGCGCAGGCCGAAGACCACCAGATGATCGTCGACGCGCTCGAGACATACCTGGCGCAATAG
- a CDS encoding secondary thiamine-phosphate synthase enzyme YjbQ: MPQTMLSLSTRGAGLYEFTREAEAFVRANAAGEGLLTVFVRHTSCSLLIQENADPDVQRDLSEFFRRLVPASDDPSMRWIVHTMEGPDDMPAHIKAALTQTSIGIPVTDGRLALGTWQGLYLFEHRARPHSRQIVLHLSA, from the coding sequence ATGCCGCAGACCATGCTTTCGCTTTCGACCCGTGGCGCCGGGCTCTACGAGTTCACGCGCGAGGCCGAGGCCTTCGTGCGCGCCAATGCGGCGGGCGAGGGGCTGTTGACCGTGTTCGTCCGCCACACCTCCTGTTCGCTTCTCATCCAGGAAAATGCCGATCCGGACGTCCAACGTGATCTGAGCGAGTTCTTCCGCCGGCTGGTGCCCGCATCCGACGATCCGTCGATGCGCTGGATCGTCCACACCATGGAGGGGCCGGACGACATGCCGGCGCACATCAAGGCGGCGCTGACCCAGACCTCGATCGGCATTCCGGTCACCGATGGCCGGCTGGCGCTCGGGACCTGGCAGGGGCTCTATCTCTTCGAGCACCGCGCCCGCCCGCACAGCCGCCAGATCGTGCTGCATCTGTCCGCCTGA
- a CDS encoding SIMPL domain-containing protein: protein MSSILARRTFFAALGAAGLAISSSAFAADPGPKEALLSVSGTGEAATAPDMAIVDLAVLREADTAREALDANNKAMSDVLAALKKDGIADKDLQTSGLSIQPKYDYSKNDGSAPKLTGYQVTNSLTVRIRDLTKLGAVLDESVTLGVNQGGGIRFANDKPDALLDAARTDAVKNAIAKAKTLSEAAGVKLGRIVEISEASAAPMPQPMVRMSMAKEMADASVPVAAGENSYSVSVNVTFALEQ from the coding sequence TTGAGTTCCATTCTTGCCCGCCGCACGTTCTTTGCCGCCCTTGGCGCCGCAGGCCTTGCCATCTCGTCCTCCGCCTTCGCCGCCGATCCCGGTCCGAAGGAGGCTCTGCTCTCCGTCAGCGGCACCGGCGAGGCCGCGACAGCACCCGACATGGCGATCGTCGACCTCGCCGTCCTGCGCGAAGCGGATACGGCGCGCGAGGCGCTCGATGCCAACAACAAGGCGATGAGCGACGTTCTCGCGGCGCTGAAGAAGGACGGCATCGCCGACAAGGACCTGCAGACCTCCGGCCTGTCGATCCAGCCGAAATACGACTATTCCAAGAATGACGGTTCGGCGCCGAAGCTCACCGGCTACCAGGTCACCAACAGCCTGACTGTTCGCATCCGCGATCTGACGAAGCTCGGCGCCGTTCTCGACGAATCCGTCACGCTGGGCGTCAATCAGGGCGGCGGCATCCGCTTTGCCAACGACAAGCCGGACGCCCTGCTCGACGCTGCCCGCACGGATGCGGTCAAGAACGCGATCGCCAAGGCCAAGACGCTGTCGGAAGCTGCCGGCGTCAAGCTCGGCCGCATCGTCGAAATCAGCGAGGCTTCCGCCGCGCCGATGCCCCAGCCCATGGTCCGCATGTCGATGGCCAAGGAAATGGCCGATGCCAGCGTCCCGGTCGCAGCCGGCGAAAACAGCTATTCGGTCTCGGTCAACGTGACCTTCGCGCTCGAACAGTAG
- the iolG gene encoding inositol 2-dehydrogenase, translating into MIRFGVLGAGRIGKVHAATIAANPKAKLVYIADAFPASAEALAAQTGAEVKSVEEIIAASDVDAILIATPTPSHADLIEAGAKAGKAVLCEKPVSMSVERIDQCLEVVAKTNTTLMIGFNRRFDPNFASVEARLRRGDVGAIEIVTITSRDPSPPPAEYVKSSGGLFRDMMIHDFDMARFLMGEEFVVVNALGSALVDKAIGAEGDVDTAAVQMQTASGRIAVITNSRRATYGYDQRIEVHGAGGMLAAKNIQNTSVEMSNADGVKGDPVQHFFLERYAQAYANEINTFIEAIDAGNKSPRPSGFDGLQAQKLAEAATLSWQTGKPVELA; encoded by the coding sequence ATGATCAGGTTCGGAGTGCTCGGCGCGGGCCGTATCGGCAAGGTGCATGCCGCAACGATCGCGGCAAACCCGAAGGCAAAGCTCGTCTATATCGCCGATGCGTTTCCGGCGTCTGCCGAGGCGCTGGCCGCCCAGACGGGTGCTGAGGTAAAAAGCGTCGAGGAGATCATTGCGGCGAGCGATGTCGACGCGATCCTGATCGCCACGCCGACGCCGAGCCACGCCGATCTGATCGAGGCGGGTGCCAAGGCCGGCAAGGCGGTGCTCTGCGAAAAGCCGGTGTCGATGTCGGTCGAGCGGATCGACCAGTGCCTCGAGGTGGTCGCCAAGACGAACACGACGCTGATGATCGGCTTCAACCGCCGCTTCGACCCGAATTTCGCTAGCGTCGAGGCCCGTCTTCGCCGCGGCGATGTCGGCGCGATCGAGATCGTCACCATCACCAGCCGCGATCCGTCGCCGCCGCCGGCCGAATACGTCAAGTCGTCGGGCGGCCTGTTCCGCGACATGATGATCCACGACTTCGACATGGCCCGTTTCCTGATGGGCGAGGAATTCGTCGTCGTCAACGCGCTCGGCTCGGCTCTCGTCGACAAGGCGATCGGTGCGGAAGGCGATGTGGATACCGCCGCCGTGCAGATGCAGACGGCGTCCGGCCGCATCGCCGTCATCACCAATTCGCGCCGCGCTACCTATGGCTACGACCAACGCATCGAAGTGCACGGGGCCGGCGGCATGCTGGCGGCCAAGAACATCCAGAACACCAGCGTCGAGATGTCGAATGCCGACGGTGTGAAGGGCGATCCGGTGCAGCACTTCTTCCTGGAGCGCTACGCCCAGGCCTATGCCAACGAGATCAACACCTTCATCGAGGCGATCGACGCCGGCAACAAGAGCCCGCGTCCGTCCGGCTTCGACGGCCTGCAGGCGCAGAAGCTCGCCGAAGCGGCGACGCTCTCCTGGCAGACCGGCAAGCCGGTCGAACTGGCCTGA
- a CDS encoding enolase C-terminal domain-like protein, whose product MSDTRIAELRVTPIAFYDPPLLNNAGCHQPFALRSIIEVETEDGVIGLGESYGTKPVLDGLKELAPMLVGMDITNINGLWARARKAVTTSMRGYVEKEAVLPRVVGAVEVALWDALGKSTGRRVCDLLGGPVRERVPFSAYLFYKFGHHIDETKDDEWGAALDPKGMLEQARKMIGEYGFEAIKLKAGVFEAEEEIAALEALREAFPKAPLRIDPNGGWHVHTTLKLLPRLTGLIEYLEDPTLGIPAMSVVQAATDIPLATNMCVVETAHIPPAIAKDAVRVILSDHHYWGGLMASRHLANICDVWGIGLSMHSNSHLGISLAAMTHLAAATPNLTYDCDTHYPWAIDEVIEGGKLKFEKGSLAIPDGPGLGVTLDRSELKRLHQNYLDNGYGERNDEAEMQRHLPDWKFGRPKF is encoded by the coding sequence GTGTCTGATACCCGTATTGCCGAACTGCGCGTCACTCCCATCGCGTTCTACGATCCGCCGCTCTTGAACAATGCCGGCTGCCACCAGCCCTTCGCGCTCCGCTCGATCATCGAGGTAGAGACCGAGGACGGCGTTATCGGGCTAGGCGAATCCTACGGCACCAAGCCCGTGCTCGACGGGCTGAAGGAGCTCGCGCCCATGCTGGTCGGCATGGACATCACCAACATCAACGGCCTGTGGGCGCGCGCCCGCAAGGCCGTCACCACCTCCATGCGCGGCTATGTCGAGAAGGAAGCCGTGCTGCCGCGTGTCGTCGGCGCGGTCGAGGTTGCGCTCTGGGATGCGCTTGGCAAATCGACCGGCCGGCGCGTCTGCGACCTGCTCGGCGGCCCGGTGCGCGAACGCGTCCCCTTCTCCGCCTACCTCTTCTACAAGTTCGGCCACCACATCGACGAGACGAAGGACGACGAATGGGGTGCGGCGCTCGACCCGAAGGGCATGCTCGAACAGGCCCGCAAGATGATCGGCGAATACGGCTTCGAGGCGATCAAGCTGAAGGCCGGCGTCTTCGAGGCCGAGGAGGAGATTGCCGCACTCGAAGCGCTGCGCGAAGCCTTCCCCAAGGCCCCCTTGAGGATCGATCCGAACGGCGGCTGGCACGTCCATACGACGCTGAAGCTGCTGCCGCGGCTGACCGGCCTGATCGAGTATCTGGAAGACCCGACGCTCGGCATTCCCGCCATGTCCGTCGTGCAGGCGGCCACCGACATTCCGCTCGCCACCAACATGTGCGTCGTCGAAACCGCCCACATTCCGCCGGCAATCGCCAAGGATGCGGTGCGCGTCATCCTCTCCGACCACCATTACTGGGGCGGCCTGATGGCAAGCCGCCATCTCGCCAACATCTGCGACGTCTGGGGCATCGGCCTGTCGATGCATTCCAACTCGCATCTCGGCATCTCGCTCGCCGCCATGACCCATCTCGCCGCCGCCACGCCGAACCTCACCTATGACTGCGACACCCATTATCCCTGGGCAATCGACGAGGTGATCGAGGGCGGAAAGCTCAAGTTCGAGAAGGGTTCGCTCGCCATACCGGACGGCCCCGGCCTCGGCGTCACGCTCGACCGCAGCGAGCTGAAGCGCCTGCACCAGAACTATCTCGACAACGGCTACGGCGAACGCAACGACGAAGCCGAGATGCAGCGTCACCTTCCCGACTGGAAGTTCGGTCGTCCGAAGTTCTAG
- a CDS encoding enolase C-terminal domain-like protein, producing MKIETITTTKFRYITNKVKDTDGHTHPGPERETQSALLTITTDDGSTGDIVTSYGDIEEQLIEKFVRPVLVGEDPLRIEKLWQALYKWQRGSSMKLTDRTLCAVELALWDLAGKASGQPVWKLLGGYRDKILAYGSTMCGDDLENGLATPEDYGRYAEWLVKTRGYKAVKLHTWMPPIPGAPNVRMDYAACAAVREAVGPDIPLMLDPNHWYSRADALWLCRKLEELDFYWIEEMMEEASLSSYQWLTARTPKLNILGPESMTGKHWTRAEWAAKGACDMLRTGVWDVGGIGPAMKTAHLAESFHMSCEVHGTGAGNLAVAAAIPNTSYYERGLLHPFLDYDKPSAYQNRIDDEMDQDGYVHCRNTPGLGHDYNLDYIEANRV from the coding sequence ATGAAGATCGAGACCATCACGACGACGAAGTTCCGCTACATCACCAACAAGGTGAAGGACACCGACGGCCACACCCACCCCGGCCCCGAACGGGAAACGCAGTCGGCGCTTCTGACGATCACGACCGACGACGGCTCCACCGGCGATATCGTCACCAGCTACGGCGACATCGAGGAACAGCTGATCGAGAAATTCGTCCGGCCGGTCCTCGTTGGCGAAGATCCCCTGCGCATCGAGAAACTTTGGCAGGCGCTCTACAAATGGCAGCGCGGCTCGTCGATGAAGCTGACCGACCGCACGCTCTGCGCCGTGGAACTGGCGCTCTGGGACCTCGCCGGCAAGGCGAGCGGCCAGCCGGTCTGGAAACTTCTCGGCGGCTACCGCGACAAGATCCTCGCCTATGGCTCGACCATGTGCGGTGACGACCTGGAAAACGGATTGGCGACGCCGGAAGATTACGGCCGCTATGCCGAATGGCTGGTCAAGACCCGCGGCTACAAGGCCGTCAAGCTGCACACCTGGATGCCGCCGATCCCCGGCGCCCCGAACGTGCGCATGGATTATGCCGCCTGCGCCGCCGTGCGCGAGGCTGTCGGCCCGGACATTCCGCTGATGCTCGACCCCAACCACTGGTATTCGCGCGCCGACGCCCTCTGGCTCTGCCGCAAGCTCGAGGAGCTCGACTTCTACTGGATCGAGGAAATGATGGAGGAGGCCTCGCTGTCCTCCTACCAATGGCTGACGGCCCGCACGCCGAAGCTCAACATCCTCGGCCCAGAATCCATGACCGGCAAGCACTGGACCCGCGCGGAATGGGCGGCCAAGGGCGCCTGCGACATGCTGCGCACCGGTGTGTGGGACGTCGGCGGCATCGGCCCGGCGATGAAGACCGCCCATCTCGCCGAAAGCTTCCACATGTCCTGCGAGGTCCATGGTACCGGCGCCGGCAATCTCGCCGTCGCCGCGGCGATCCCGAACACCAGCTACTACGAGCGCGGGCTGTTGCACCCGTTCCTCGATTACGACAAACCGTCGGCCTATCAGAATCGCATCGACGATGAGATGGACCAGGACGGTTACGTCCATTGCCGCAACACGCCCGGACTGGGGCATGATTACAACCTGGACTACATTGAGGCCAACCGTGTCTGA
- a CDS encoding alpha/beta hydrolase, giving the protein MIIGRRRAETMDFAPGMAEVLAEDARLSPLGDMAAATFWAEGARHVADIRDLTFEGAAGQAQAARLYRSREGRTPVLLYIHGGGWSGGSIALNERAARELAAESGWSVLSISYRLAPAHPFPAGLDDCRAALAWLRREGPALGLDTDRIAVGGTSAGANLAMATALAEKQQGLAKLLLFYGVFGADFSTPSYERFAAGPGLTRERMQHLFSLYDPQGERDREPLITPLLADLAGLPPALLIAAECDVLCSDSERMADALRRAGVETSLHIEPGVTHGFINRGRLLPAATAALHRAAGFLAGRP; this is encoded by the coding sequence GTGATCATAGGGCGGCGGCGCGCGGAGACGATGGACTTCGCGCCGGGAATGGCTGAGGTTCTGGCAGAAGACGCGCGCCTGTCTCCGCTCGGCGACATGGCGGCCGCCACCTTCTGGGCCGAAGGTGCCCGCCATGTGGCCGACATCCGCGACCTGACCTTCGAAGGCGCTGCGGGTCAAGCACAAGCGGCCCGCCTCTACCGCAGCCGCGAGGGCCGCACACCGGTCCTCCTTTACATCCATGGCGGCGGCTGGTCGGGCGGCTCCATTGCGCTGAACGAGCGCGCCGCCCGCGAACTTGCGGCCGAAAGCGGCTGGAGTGTCCTCAGCATCTCCTATCGGCTGGCCCCGGCACATCCCTTTCCCGCCGGGCTGGACGATTGCCGCGCGGCACTGGCATGGCTGAGGCGCGAAGGCCCTGCCCTGGGTCTCGACACCGACAGGATCGCTGTCGGCGGAACCTCGGCCGGCGCCAATCTGGCGATGGCAACGGCACTCGCCGAAAAGCAACAGGGCCTCGCCAAATTGCTGCTGTTCTATGGGGTGTTCGGCGCCGACTTCTCGACCCCGAGCTATGAGCGTTTCGCGGCTGGCCCGGGCCTGACGCGCGAGCGCATGCAGCATCTCTTCTCGCTCTACGATCCGCAAGGCGAGCGTGACCGCGAGCCTTTGATCACGCCTCTCCTCGCCGACCTTGCCGGCCTGCCGCCCGCCCTGCTGATCGCCGCCGAATGCGACGTGCTTTGCTCGGACAGCGAACGGATGGCCGACGCGCTTCGGCGGGCCGGCGTGGAAACAAGCCTTCACATAGAGCCGGGCGTGACGCACGGCTTCATCAACCGCGGAAGACTGCTGCCGGCAGCCACCGCTGCACTTCACCGCGCCGCCGGCTTTCTTGCCGGCCGCCCATGA
- a CDS encoding ABC transporter ATP-binding protein, giving the protein MDMTKPVITVDNLTVGFNMRKGLYDVLHGVSFELHRGKTTCIVGESGSGKSVTARTILNMVPRPGVINGGRILFNPDGDNERDISALDPRGKEIRAIRGGRIGMIFQEPMSSLSPVHTIGNQIIEAIRLHRDVSKQEARKMAAELLAQVEIPNPDKALDKYAFEYSGGMRQRAMIAMALSCRPDVLIADEPTTALDVTTQAEILDLMRNLQRELGMAIMFITHDMGVVAEIADEVVVMEKGYVVERGDVHQIFSAPRHPYTQKLLGAVKRLEEPATEKVRPAPNAQPILKVDQLKLHFEKREGFLQRVTEVTKAVDGISFELKQGEALGIVGESGSGKTTVGRCIARVYDPTDGVIDYQGADIAKRPTKALKEYRQQVRMIFQDPFASLNPRMTVKQIIAEPLIINGISNGSELEDRVAKLLREVGLSPDMMERYPHAFSGGQRQRIVVARAIALEPKLVIADEPTSALDVSIRTQVLDLLLRLQAEMGLSFIFISHDMAVIRYFCDRVAVMYHGRIVEIGETEQIITDPQHPYTKALLSSVPIADPALRGTRQRHRYREEA; this is encoded by the coding sequence ATGGACATGACGAAACCCGTAATCACCGTCGACAATCTGACCGTCGGCTTCAACATGCGCAAAGGGCTCTACGACGTCCTGCACGGCGTCAGCTTCGAGCTCCATCGCGGCAAAACCACCTGCATCGTCGGCGAAAGCGGCTCCGGCAAATCGGTGACCGCCCGCACGATCCTCAACATGGTCCCGCGCCCGGGCGTCATCAATGGCGGCCGCATCCTGTTCAATCCGGACGGTGACAACGAGCGTGACATCTCGGCGCTCGATCCGCGCGGCAAGGAAATCCGGGCGATCCGCGGCGGCCGCATCGGCATGATCTTCCAGGAGCCGATGAGCTCGCTGTCGCCGGTGCATACGATCGGCAACCAGATCATCGAGGCGATCCGCCTGCACCGCGACGTCTCCAAGCAGGAAGCTCGCAAGATGGCGGCCGAGCTTCTGGCGCAGGTGGAAATCCCCAACCCCGACAAGGCGCTCGACAAATACGCCTTCGAATATTCCGGCGGCATGCGCCAGCGCGCCATGATCGCCATGGCGCTCTCCTGCCGTCCGGACGTGCTGATCGCCGACGAACCGACGACGGCGCTCGACGTGACGACACAGGCGGAAATTCTCGACCTGATGCGCAACCTGCAGCGCGAACTCGGCATGGCCATCATGTTCATCACCCACGACATGGGCGTGGTGGCCGAGATCGCCGACGAGGTCGTGGTCATGGAGAAAGGCTACGTCGTCGAGCGCGGCGACGTCCACCAGATCTTCAGCGCGCCGCGCCATCCCTACACGCAAAAACTCCTCGGCGCCGTCAAACGGCTGGAGGAACCGGCAACCGAGAAGGTCCGCCCTGCCCCGAACGCGCAGCCCATCCTCAAGGTCGACCAGCTGAAGCTGCATTTCGAAAAGCGTGAGGGCTTTCTCCAGCGCGTTACCGAAGTCACCAAGGCGGTCGACGGCATCTCGTTTGAGCTGAAGCAGGGCGAAGCGCTCGGCATCGTCGGCGAAAGCGGCTCCGGCAAGACGACCGTCGGCCGCTGCATCGCCCGCGTCTACGACCCGACCGATGGCGTCATCGACTATCAGGGCGCCGACATCGCCAAACGGCCGACCAAGGCGCTGAAGGAGTATCGCCAGCAGGTCCGGATGATCTTCCAAGATCCGTTCGCCTCGCTCAATCCGCGCATGACGGTCAAGCAGATCATCGCCGAGCCGCTTATTATCAATGGCATCTCCAACGGCTCCGAACTGGAGGACCGCGTCGCCAAGCTCCTGCGGGAGGTCGGCCTGTCGCCGGACATGATGGAGCGCTATCCGCATGCCTTCTCCGGCGGCCAGCGCCAGCGCATCGTCGTGGCCCGCGCCATCGCACTGGAACCGAAGCTGGTGATCGCCGACGAGCCGACATCGGCGCTCGACGTCTCGATCCGCACCCAGGTTCTCGACCTGCTTCTGCGGCTGCAGGCGGAAATGGGCCTGAGCTTCATCTTCATCAGCCACGATATGGCGGTGATCCGCTATTTCTGCGACCGTGTGGCGGTCATGTATCACGGCCGCATCGTCGAGATCGGCGAGACCGAGCAGATCATCACCGATCCGCAGCACCCCTATACCAAGGCCCTGCTCTCCTCCGTGCCGATCGCCGACCCGGCGCTGCGCGGCACCCGCCAGCGGCATCGCTACCGCGAGGAGGCATAG
- a CDS encoding ABC transporter permease, protein MTDSVNASLESGSGNDKVAIASQWQLTYWAFKRHKLAVVGFWVIVLFYLVALFAEVIAPDDPTDQNRRAVFQPPQAIHFIDHAEDGMHFRPYVYEMKRNRDPVSLQVTYERSDTKIYLRLFGEGPAYELWGIFPMKTHLFASENPRDRFYFFGADRLGRDMFSRVVYGTRISMSIGLIGVAISLFLGITLGGISGYYGGRVDAVIQRLIEFVLSLPTIPIWLALAAALPASWPIYQQYFVITLIVSLVGWTELGRVVRGRFLAMKHDDFVIAARLDGASEARIIYRHMLPSLTSHIIASLTLAIPLMILAETSLSFLGLGLQPPAISWGVLLKEAQNLRSVTQAPWLFIPGGFVVLAVLAFNFLGDGMRDAADPYGH, encoded by the coding sequence ATGACTGATTCCGTGAATGCAAGCCTCGAGAGCGGCAGCGGCAATGACAAGGTCGCGATTGCCTCGCAGTGGCAGCTGACCTATTGGGCCTTCAAGCGCCACAAGCTGGCCGTCGTCGGCTTCTGGGTCATCGTCCTCTTCTATCTGGTCGCCCTCTTTGCCGAGGTCATAGCCCCCGACGACCCGACCGACCAGAACCGCCGCGCCGTCTTCCAGCCGCCGCAGGCGATCCACTTCATCGACCATGCCGAGGACGGCATGCACTTCAGGCCCTATGTCTACGAGATGAAGCGCAACCGCGACCCGGTCTCCCTCCAGGTGACCTATGAGCGCTCCGACACGAAGATCTATCTGCGCCTGTTCGGCGAAGGTCCGGCCTACGAGCTCTGGGGCATCTTCCCGATGAAGACGCATCTGTTTGCGAGCGAGAACCCGCGCGACCGCTTCTACTTCTTCGGTGCCGACCGTCTCGGTCGTGACATGTTCAGCCGCGTCGTCTACGGCACGCGCATCTCGATGTCGATCGGCCTCATCGGCGTCGCCATCAGCCTTTTCCTCGGCATCACGCTCGGCGGCATCTCGGGCTATTACGGCGGCCGCGTCGATGCGGTCATCCAGCGCTTGATCGAATTCGTGCTGAGCCTTCCGACCATTCCGATCTGGCTGGCGCTGGCGGCCGCACTGCCCGCCTCCTGGCCGATCTACCAGCAGTATTTCGTCATCACCCTGATCGTCAGCCTCGTCGGCTGGACGGAACTCGGACGCGTGGTGCGCGGCCGCTTCCTGGCGATGAAGCATGATGACTTCGTCATCGCTGCCCGCCTCGACGGCGCGTCGGAGGCTCGTATCATCTACCGCCACATGCTGCCGTCGCTGACCTCGCACATCATCGCCTCGCTGACACTGGCGATCCCGCTAATGATTCTGGCCGAAACCAGCCTCTCCTTTCTCGGCCTCGGCCTGCAGCCGCCGGCTATCAGCTGGGGCGTGCTGCTGAAGGAAGCACAAAATCTCCGCTCGGTGACTCAGGCGCCCTGGTTGTTCATCCCCGGCGGCTTCGTGGTGCTTGCGGTTCTGGCATTCAACTTCCTCGGCGATGGCATGCGCGATGCCGCCGACCCCTACGGCCATTGA